One part of the Mariniflexile litorale genome encodes these proteins:
- a CDS encoding GNAT family N-acetyltransferase, whose amino-acid sequence MEVKHNDNGKKGMFYVEIDGKREAEMTYSHANPDKIIIDHTEVSEVLKGQGVGYKLVDAAVEYLRVNNLKVIPLCTFAHAVFKKKHDEYADVLA is encoded by the coding sequence ATGGAAGTTAAGCATAATGATAATGGTAAAAAGGGCATGTTTTATGTCGAAATTGATGGTAAACGAGAAGCAGAAATGACTTATTCGCATGCAAATCCAGATAAGATTATTATAGATCATACCGAAGTAAGTGAAGTACTAAAAGGACAAGGTGTGGGATATAAATTGGTTGACGCAGCCGTTGAATATTTACGCGTTAATAACTTAAAAGTAATTCCGTTATGCACATTTGCACATGCGGTTTTTAAGAAGAAACACGATGAATATGCAGATGTTTTAGCCTAA
- a CDS encoding NAD(P)H-dependent oxidoreductase, which yields MKNIIAFAGSNSKNSINKELAIYASSLVADVNVNILDLNDFELPLYGIDLEKETGIPDNAHKFLDILKNTDGIILSLAEHNGAYSTAFKNLFDWLTRIEGKMFFNKPMLLMATSPGGRGGLSVLEIAQGRFAFHDATIIEAFSLPFFGNNFSDGKITNEDFDNQLINSVKQFQKQL from the coding sequence ATGAAAAATATAATAGCCTTTGCAGGTTCAAATAGTAAAAACTCAATCAATAAAGAATTAGCAATATATGCTTCTAGTTTAGTTGCAGATGTAAATGTTAACATTTTAGATTTAAATGATTTTGAATTGCCATTATATGGAATTGATTTAGAAAAAGAGACGGGGATTCCAGATAATGCACATAAGTTTTTAGATATTTTAAAAAATACAGATGGCATTATTTTATCTTTAGCTGAGCATAATGGAGCATATTCTACCGCTTTTAAAAATCTTTTTGATTGGCTAACAAGAATAGAAGGCAAAATGTTTTTTAATAAGCCAATGTTGCTAATGGCTACTTCGCCAGGTGGTAGAGGAGGTTTATCAGTATTAGAAATAGCTCAAGGTAGATTTGCTTTTCACGATGCAACTATCATAGAAGCATTTTCTTTACCCTTTTTTGGTAATAATTTTTCTGATGGAAAAATTACTAATGAAGATTTTGATAATCAATTAATAAATTCGGTAAAACAATTTCAAAAGCAGTTATAA
- a CDS encoding carboxyl transferase domain-containing protein has protein sequence MDLNFNKNEDYNKLLVSELNKRLAKVRLGGGKKSIEKQHAKGKMTAHERVNYLLDANSKSIEIATFAGEGMYESHGGCPSAGVVVKIGYVKGKQCIVVANDATVKAGAWFPITAKKNLRAQEIAIENKLPIIYLVDSAGVYLPLQDEIFPDKEHFGRIFRNNAIMSSMGITQIAAVMGSCVAGGAYLPIMSDEALIVDKTGSIFLAGSYLVKAAIGETIDNETLGGATTHCEISGVTDYKAKDDKDALNTIRNIIDKIGDYDKAGYNRIDASKPKETPEDIYGILPKSRADQYDMYEIIKRLVDHSEFDEYKAGYGKTIITCYARIDGWAVGIVANQRKLVKTASGEMQFGGVIYNDSADKATRFIANCNQKKIPLVFLQDVTGFMVGSKSEHGGIIKDGAKMVNAVSNSVVPKFTVIIGNSYGAGNYAMCGKAYDPRLIVAWPSAELAVMSGNSAAKVLLQIEKASLEKKGEKITKEKEDELYNKIKDRYDAQVSPYYAASRIWTDAIIDPLDTRGWLSMGIEAANHAPIEKPFNLGILQV, from the coding sequence ATGGATTTAAACTTCAACAAAAACGAAGATTATAATAAACTTTTAGTATCAGAACTTAATAAACGTCTTGCTAAAGTACGCTTAGGCGGGGGGAAAAAGAGTATTGAAAAACAGCACGCAAAGGGTAAAATGACTGCTCATGAGCGTGTTAATTATTTATTGGATGCTAATTCTAAGTCTATTGAAATAGCCACTTTTGCAGGAGAAGGTATGTACGAATCTCATGGCGGCTGTCCTTCAGCAGGTGTTGTGGTTAAAATAGGTTATGTAAAAGGTAAACAATGTATAGTGGTTGCTAATGATGCCACTGTGAAAGCAGGTGCTTGGTTCCCTATTACCGCAAAAAAGAATTTAAGAGCCCAAGAAATTGCCATTGAAAATAAACTGCCAATTATATATTTAGTTGATAGTGCTGGGGTTTATTTACCATTGCAAGACGAGATATTTCCAGATAAAGAACACTTTGGTCGCATTTTTAGAAATAACGCCATTATGAGTAGTATGGGTATTACTCAAATTGCTGCAGTTATGGGTAGTTGCGTTGCTGGAGGTGCTTATTTGCCTATTATGAGCGACGAAGCTTTAATTGTTGATAAAACGGGAAGCATCTTTTTAGCAGGAAGTTATTTAGTAAAAGCCGCTATTGGTGAAACTATTGACAATGAAACACTTGGCGGTGCCACTACACATTGTGAAATTAGTGGCGTTACCGATTATAAAGCGAAAGATGATAAAGATGCGTTGAACACTATAAGAAACATTATTGATAAAATTGGCGATTACGATAAAGCAGGTTATAACCGAATAGACGCTTCTAAACCAAAAGAAACCCCTGAAGATATTTATGGTATACTACCAAAATCGAGAGCAGACCAGTACGATATGTATGAAATTATTAAGCGTTTGGTTGATCATTCAGAATTTGATGAATATAAAGCTGGTTATGGTAAAACCATTATTACCTGTTATGCCCGAATAGATGGTTGGGCAGTAGGTATTGTTGCCAACCAACGCAAGTTAGTTAAAACAGCAAGTGGAGAAATGCAATTTGGAGGTGTTATTTATAATGATAGCGCCGATAAAGCCACCCGTTTTATAGCAAATTGCAATCAGAAAAAAATTCCCTTAGTCTTTTTACAAGATGTTACTGGTTTTATGGTAGGCAGCAAAAGCGAACATGGTGGTATTATAAAAGATGGTGCTAAAATGGTGAATGCTGTTAGTAATTCTGTGGTTCCAAAATTCACCGTTATTATAGGTAATAGCTACGGAGCTGGTAATTATGCTATGTGTGGAAAAGCATACGACCCTCGATTGATTGTAGCATGGCCAAGTGCAGAACTCGCAGTAATGAGTGGCAATTCGGCTGCAAAAGTACTGCTTCAAATAGAAAAAGCATCTTTAGAAAAGAAAGGTGAAAAAATAACTAAAGAAAAAGAAGACGAACTTTATAATAAAATAAAAGATCGATACGATGCACAAGTTTCACCATACTATGCTGCTTCACGTATTTGGACGGATGCTATTATAGATCCTTTAGATACTCGAGGATGGTTAAGTATGGGAATTGAAGCAGCAAACCACGCTCCTATTGAAAAGCCTTTTAATTTGGGAATTTTACAGGTTTAA
- a CDS encoding carboxypeptidase-like regulatory domain-containing protein, with translation MKILLKILFVLTVSIQIHAQERLINGKVSDETGLPIPGVNVVIKGTSTGISTNFDGLYQIKAKDTDVLVFSYIGFIEEERVVGKLNTISITLKADKATLDEVVIMGYGTSERKSITSSISTVSSESVSRTLSGKVGGVSITHSEPQSGQLTASEINDLEKWQGWKNVFKNKDYKTTRNDWGFYLENKVKVVIRDKNGNPCNNIITTLYNDLNVPIMTSRTDIYGEVYLFKGYENNSHNEYYRIQINEGNSIMGKKITNTTESVSFEMGNTNTSNDIDVMFTIDATGSMGDEIAYLKSELKNIINRLDARINEKRVALTFYRDKTDAYLVRDFDFNSNIDEVKNVLSDQSADGGGDYEEAVHEALIASMNKSWNMNAKSKLLFLVLDAPPHLTQENVMIIKEQIKIAQEKGIKIIPIVASGANKTVEFLMRFFSVSTNGTYVFLTDDSGIGNAHLKPTAEDYKIEKLNDLIVRLIEKYSGVIG, from the coding sequence ATGAAAATATTATTAAAAATCCTATTTGTATTGACAGTTTCAATACAAATACACGCACAGGAACGATTAATTAATGGTAAAGTTTCAGACGAAACAGGATTGCCTATTCCAGGAGTTAATGTCGTTATTAAAGGAACTTCAACTGGAATCTCAACAAATTTTGACGGGTTATACCAAATAAAAGCAAAAGACACAGATGTTTTAGTGTTTTCATACATTGGATTTATAGAAGAAGAGCGTGTTGTTGGGAAATTAAATACTATTTCAATAACGTTAAAAGCTGATAAAGCCACTTTGGATGAAGTTGTAATAATGGGATATGGTACAAGTGAAAGAAAATCTATAACAAGTAGCATTTCAACAGTGTCTTCAGAATCTGTTTCAAGAACTTTATCTGGAAAAGTTGGCGGTGTCTCCATCACACATAGTGAACCACAATCAGGTCAATTAACAGCTTCCGAAATAAATGATTTAGAGAAATGGCAAGGTTGGAAAAATGTGTTCAAAAATAAAGATTACAAAACAACTCGTAATGATTGGGGATTTTATTTAGAAAACAAAGTAAAAGTTGTTATAAGAGACAAAAATGGAAACCCATGTAACAATATTATAACAACACTTTATAATGATTTAAATGTGCCCATAATGACTTCTAGAACCGATATTTATGGTGAAGTTTATTTGTTTAAAGGATATGAGAATAACAGTCATAACGAGTATTATAGAATTCAAATTAATGAAGGCAATTCTATAATGGGGAAAAAAATAACCAATACAACGGAATCTGTAAGTTTTGAAATGGGTAACACCAACACCTCAAATGATATTGACGTTATGTTTACTATTGATGCAACGGGATCCATGGGTGATGAAATAGCCTATTTAAAATCGGAATTAAAAAATATTATAAATAGATTGGATGCGCGTATTAATGAAAAAAGAGTGGCTTTAACTTTTTATAGAGATAAAACGGATGCCTACCTTGTTAGAGATTTTGACTTCAACTCAAATATAGATGAAGTTAAAAATGTGTTGTCGGATCAAAGTGCAGATGGTGGTGGCGATTACGAAGAAGCGGTGCATGAAGCCTTAATAGCATCCATGAATAAGTCTTGGAATATGAATGCAAAATCTAAATTGTTATTTCTGGTTTTGGATGCGCCACCACATTTAACGCAAGAAAATGTAATGATTATTAAAGAACAAATTAAAATAGCTCAAGAAAAAGGAATTAAAATAATACCTATTGTAGCTAGTGGCGCCAATAAAACAGTGGAGTTTTTAATGCGATTTTTTAGTGTGTCAACAAATGGAACTTATGTGTTTCTTACGGATGATAGTGGTATAGGTAATGCGCATTTAAAACCAACAGCGGAAGATTATAAAATAGAAAAATTGAATGATTTAATTGTTCGGTTGATTGAGAAATACTCTGGAGTCATTGGATAA